Within Carassius carassius chromosome 8, fCarCar2.1, whole genome shotgun sequence, the genomic segment TAGTGGAGACTACTAACTACACGAAGGGCTAGAATGTTTGTTTGAGGTATGTGGTTTTTAGTTAATTCACTGTATAATCTGAGATTATTATAACATGCTACATGTGTCACATGACGATGGAGTAGGCCTATTCTAAAACTTTAGTCAATTAAAAGTTCAAGTATCTGGTCAAAatcatacttgagtaaaagtaaaaaagtacaacATTAAATTGTACTCCagtattaaaaaagtagaagtactttTCTGACAGATAATACAGAAGAATGATTAAAGTGAGAGAACGAAAAAATCAGTTAGTTCAACAACTAAAATAAAACCCAGCGgaacaccaaaaaataaaaataaactgaaagggATTAAAGGTAATCTCCATCACttccaccctcatgccatcctatgactttcatttatcagatgaacacaaactaagagttttagaaaaaaaaattctctttatATAATGAAAGCTTATGTGTAAATGAGTTTTGAGAGGGATATGCAGGTGGCTGTCTTGAGACCAGTGGAGGTGTCGGTAAGAACAATCCAGTCTAGTCACTTCAAGTACATAGCTTCTTTCTTCATTAGGCATGTATAtacactagtgtgtgtgtgtgtgtgtgtgtgtgtggtttctagGAGGAAAAAGGATATGGGATACAATTAGCTACATAATGCCACAATACAAAGCCACAATTCATTTGAAGGATAAACATTTGTACAAGAACTTAGATTGCAGGAAATTAGATAGGTAGCCTACAAACAAAGTCAACACATACATTTTCTCTGCCCCGTAATTAATGAACTGGTCATGCCTATGAATACTCAAATGAACGTATTCTTACAATTACCACAGTAAGCCACATGAACAATATAAGAAATGTTAAACTGTTCAATCTAACAGTAGAAACATATGGAACTTGCATTCAATAACACACACAAGGCAGGAGACACGGCATTTCCAGCAGCAACACACTAGGATAACTCCATGTGGCATGAACAAAAGGAAGAGGCTGTGTATTCAGGTGCTGCCTAATGAAGTCTGTGGCTGATTGAGGCTTATTAATTTAAGGTGTGGTGAACTGCATGGAAATTGAGTGGCAAAGAAAACTGGGACGTGGCAACTGCaggacagagagaaaaaaacttcCAAACAGAATGGCACTTTCAAAAATGACACTTCAAAAACTACGTATACACGAAGAGAATATGACAGTAACTCATGCAACCCTTGTTAATGAATCACTGTCTTCTTAAGTGAAACGATAGAAACgagaaaaatacaaataccaaTATTTTAATCTTGACCGTCATGTTCACTCTGTGTGGTTTctgaagggctcctgttcccttgcattatatggactcaaaatctttgcttgtgttcatgtgaagaaagaaagtcataaacatcTGGGATGACAGAGGTTCAGTAAATGGTAagagaattttacatttttgggcgaactattttcttggagaaaataaatgtgaaGGGGGacagaaatgacacacacacacacacacacacacacacacacacaaaacattacgatataacatttctgtaatctatattgcctactagtcaacagttttttaacagtaatatttttaatgttttgaaagaagtctcatctgCTTACcaagccagcatttatttgatccaaagtacagcaaaaacagtaatattttgaaatatttatactgtttaaaataactgttttctatttgaatatattttaaatgtaatgtattcatgtgatcaaaggtgtattttcagcatcattcctccagtctttagtgtcacattaatcagaaattattcttaatatgctgattatcaatatttaaaacagatgagtaaatttttttcagcattctttgataattagaaggatccacagatcagcatttatgtgatttttttataaattatagaaattaatacttttatttagcaaggattctttaaattgatcaaaagtgatgataaagacatcattttacaaaagatttctatttcagataaatgctgctcttctgaactttctattcatcaaagaaacctgaaaaaattctactctgttgttttcaacattatcataatacaaggttttttgtttttttttagcagcaaatcagtatataagAATTATTTCGGAAGGgccgtgtgactggagtaatgatgcaaacaatatatatatatttaaaaatttcacagatttgcagtacttggatcaaataaatgcaggcttggtgaacagaagagactttttaaaaaaaacattaacaagcttactgttcaaaaacttttgactggtagtgcaacttaaatttttctctaatttctagcttttaattggcttagaaatctataactgctggacaataacaaataataatgatttgtttatatactacaaacacttaataaggcagaatagtttatatactgtaatacacagccactgttttgcgtctctgagcaacatgaaagtgtttcgttcctgaatgaatcaaccgtttaaatgattcggttcaatcgcaatgactcacttattaacagtgactcgctgccacttACTGACGgtattaatttcacatttaagttACCTTTCCATTTTCGTTTTATAATTTctatcagttttcaatgttttatgtttaacttatcaaaacattatttattcatgtgtaactgcaggttaaagtattccatgtccctcagagctgcattaaacagtgtgtaaaaacatctgaataaCACTTCAGATgctgcttctgttttctctgcattgcaaagatcaattttgttgacactgattgcatttgcttgttaACAGCCCagatgcaagtatttgacctaaaagatggtgcacacttttataaaaatggcagaaaggtaaaaataaaaaattaggagTCAACTCAATTAGTCAAAGTGACGtgaaatacagccaagtatggtgacccatacttagaatgcgtgctctgcatttaacccatccaaagtgcgcccacacagcagtgaacacacacaaaccaagaacacacacccagagcagtgggcatccatttatgctgtggcgcataatagtaaaaaaaaaaaaatcttaaactatttggatattttatttaaaatatatattttttagttattataaatattttaaaattgtttatacaataaaaatagtctcCAAAACAAAACTGCACCCCACTGACTCAATGAGAGTAGCCTCAAGGAGCAGAAGAACTACAGTCCACATGTTTGGACTGAAAAATAGTTAGCATATGAAAATATACACATCTCAAGGCTGAACAGTTTAGCCAACAGATTTTTAGGACAAGGGTAACATCACCAATCAATCACTAGGAGGTTTTCTTAGACTTGACAGATGAAAGTGAACCCAAAATGAAGTCATTACACCTTTCACATATACGCGTAAATggaacatgtttttaaaaatacaataaatatttacatattgcaataaataaatacatgaaaatgtaATTAGTGAaggatgaaataaaattaatcaatcaatcaatcaaacagaAAATTCTAAAAATGAGTTTTAAAGTTGAGTCTAATTCCATTTTTCTTAAACTATTAAGTTATTTGTGTATGAAGAggcttttttttaattcttcacaCAACTTGCTAATGCGAGGATTTAATCAATCATGAGTGAGCAGAATTTATGAAACATTAGGTGGTCATGTCGAAAAAATTCGTTCCAACCTTATGAGCAATGAGCGTAGAGTTGGGTGTTTTCCCATTTTATCAAAAAAATTCACCCCATTTGCCTGCCACAATTATTTACCAAACTTTCCAGCTTCTCTTAATGGTGGCATGCTAACAACTGgtcaataaataacataaaatactgAGTATGAAAACCTATGTAAAACTATATCAAGAAAGCAGCTTAATAACACTGGACCGGTGACTGGTGAGTCACTGAAAGTTCCTGAAGTGAAACATATAGCATAAATCACAGCCGTCTGAAGCTGAAATGAATTCTATAGATgttttcatttatactgtttccAAGCTATTCTACGTAACAAAAATGAactgtaggcctatattaaaaataaaccatagcCACTGATCATTGAGATATCAACTTTAGATGCTCCAAAAATGccagttttatttattgatttacttatttttttaaaggatctTACTGGCCTGTTTCTTGCCATTTGCTCATCAGGGCCTCAGAATAAAATCAGGCTGCAGATAAAGATTCAGTTGAATTTGTAAAACAAGCTTTGCCtgaaacacacactgaacacatagCTACTGGGAACCTGATGAGTAACTTATCGGTTTTGTTTTTggagaaacaaaacacaaattgCACATGATCTGACGACATTAATTAATATGTAGTTTAATGACACATCATTTAACTGTAAACTGTAGAAACGTCCCCTGAGTTTGTTTGGGTCAGGTCTCCTGTTCCCTGCGCGGCGCTGATAAACATCACTGCGTACAGATCAGATCACAGAAGAAACAGCGCTCAGCCAATCAGCGATCAGATTACTGTCCGCCGTCGAATCAGCGCGTCTCGTGTTGAGCCGTACTTAGATCCAGCGCTGAGTTCCAAGATCCGAGCACGTAAGTTGTTTCTGATTGTCTTTTTATTGATTGTTCATTAACGagattttattaaaatgatttttacgatgttttttttttttttaagattgtgAGGAATATGACATATGTAGTTACAATTCTTGTTCGAGGGTTTAAGGCTTTTAACAAATACGGAAGGAAGCACTACTGCTTGACCGAATTAAAGAGCCACAGTCTCGAGAACAGCAGGCAATCTAAcctcaaatattacatttatgacctataatatgaaattattaatattataatgttaagTTGTCGTTGGCCTTAGTCATCAATTACATCTGGTTGCTATAGTATTAAATAAAAAGGTAACATTACCATGGTAACTATAGTTACCGCCAAAATACCAGAGTCATTACATTATTATGATCATTACTCATCATATATAGTCAGTCTTGTTTCTTGTTTATTACAGTGGTGACTAATAACATTCAAAACTATCTTAAAGAACATTTTGCTTTTAAGTTTCAATGCTCACCAACATATTTACGATTATTGATATTATTCGgccatattattacatttattaacacAATGTCTCTTGCATGTAGAAGTATTATACTGATTGCTATATTTTTCTCTAGGTACAAACAGATTTTGGACTCTCAGTGTGGACTTTGACTGTGTCTCTTGATTATTTTCGATGCTCAGTGCTCAAGTACATAcagaaaactaaacaaataaatattagataaattaATGCATTCTCTTTGGAGTTTGAGATATCAAAATGCCATTGGATATGCATTgcgattttaaatataaatgaaatataaatgcatCTACTCTGTTGGCTGGGTTATATGATGTCAATATTGCACAAAGAGTGAACTCATAAAGAGTAACTGGTGTGTTTTTTAGGTTTTGGTGTAATTGAGATGCAGGCCTGACCCGTCCACATTGGTTACTCCTTAGCAGATCCTCTCTCCTTCCTTCCGGATGGCCGGAGCAGTGATGGAAAGCATTGTGATCCTTGATGACGATGATGAAGAAGCTTGCACATCTGCATCCACGTCCTATTCTCATGCTACGAACTGCCAGCCGAAAACAGCTGTGAAGAAGCATCTGCCGCCTCCAACACACATCACACAGTCTCCTTTCGCCTCCGCAAAGAAAGATGTGCATGTCCTAAAAGTGGAGAATGAAAAACTCTTTGCAGAAGTATGTTTGTTAACAAATTCTTATGTGTCAGAATATACTGACTACTGACTTCAAAAATAGCTAACAGATATTATGATGTCTGACAAGGTTTTGTTTTTAGGATTTCTGCAtgtattaaaatctcttaattcacattttcacaaaaaaaggcCTGACAAAGTATTAAATTGGAGCAGAAACTCTTCATGAAGTCATATAAATATGGCATGCAGTGCAGAAAATAAATATCTGTTTTCCAATACAATAATCTAAACATCCTTAGATTAAGATGCATGTATTTTTGATGCAAAGTGTagatatgaagtcttgttttctgagaaattttgcaatattacatttttatgcttgaaaaatgtcaaatatgtCAATGGGGTACAAAAACTTGTTTTCTCTTAGAATTAAGTAGATTGGAATTAAGTCCATTGAAAGATACTTGTTCTTATTTTAATCATAAACActtcattttgattattttttcagaaaacaagacttcttatgtaattttgcttctcaagtaaatgtatcttgatttatgaATCTTTTTGCACTTGAATTACTGATGAAGAACATGACTTTTTTGGAGTATGGTCATAAGATACAGGAGAAGTGATTTCCGTATTCTAGCGGTTGAGAGCAGAGCTATTCAAGCTTTAAACTGTTTACATACACTTTGTTTTGTAAAATGAATTAAAGAAGTAATGGAAATCTAATGGAAAGTTGTCTTTTTGGAGCATTGTAGTACAGTATATGTACATTTGGAGACCATATTAATGCATTGTGTTCCAATCAGTTTATTCCCTAAATTTTTCTTAACTTTAAATTTACCATTAAATCAAcagaaaccatgttttttttgctGTTATCATATTAAAAGTATGTTGTATTTCTCCTCCCTTTTCCTGACTTGAATCTAACCCAATGCTGCCGCTTTATTCTGCTCGTCCAGTTTGTGGACCATTGCTCCAAATACTCGCAAGACCATCCCGAGGTCATGACCTATCTCCAGACCAGATACTCTAAGGCCCTGCCGACCTTCCTGACGTCGGTGGAGTTTCGGAACACTGTGGGCCGCTGCCTCACACGAGCCCAGGCCAACACGGGCAAAACCTTTGTCTACATTAATGAACTCTGCACCGTTCTTAAACAGCACACAGCTCGGAAAAGAAGCTCCATACAGTCTGTGCCCTCCCAGACAAAACCTGAGCACACGAGCAATGGCACAAGTGTAAATGAGGAGGCACAGGTTAAAGAAGAAGAGGAAAAACAAGAGGCGGATAAGGAAACCAAGAAAACTAAAAGGGCTTCAAGGAGACAGGTATCAGAGCAGTCCATCATAACTCAGAGATACACTGAATTTATATGATGATTTGACAGTGGTCTTGAATTTTTATATGAACATTATTAGATTTTAAAAGCTTTGGTTCCAGTAACTTTCCATAAGGATGGAAATTATTAGTAAGTTATCTATTGGGATTTAAGAAAATTCAGTAGATTTTTGATGCTCTGTATAATGTTTAAAGTGGGGTGTGGGATATTCATATTTGAAAAAGCAATGACTTTTGGCCATAAaagtgttacatttaaaaaacaaagtaaTAAAGTAAAATTCACAGAAAATTAACTGGTAATGTTTTgccaggatatttttttttacacatttccattaatcataaaacacaacacaaagaaGTGCAAAATACAGGTTAAacactaacatttttttttcacagcataTAAGTAGGCTTCCACAGAATATATCAAGGCTTACAAATATCTGTTTGTGCTAGATCTGTACCAAAAGGTTTATTTGTTGatgttaaagatattttttttgcataaaattgtTTGGAATTTACTTCTTTAAAATGCTACTGTTGTGCTTTGTACTTGTAGACATTTTGACTGAATATTTATTCCTGTGTATTGTAATTTGTGTGCGTCTCATGTTCTGTTTCAGATCGCATACCTGGAAAACCTGTTGAAGGTGTATAATGAGGAGATCCAGCGGCTCCAGGAGCGAGAGCTGAGTATCGATGATCTGGAGAAGGAGGACTCCAGTTATATTCAGGAGCACAAGCTCAAACGCAAGGTACGTCTCTTCATTCCTGATTCAGATCAATTAAATAGAAAGTTCCAGAAAAGTCTTTGTACCTAGTTTTCAATAAGTAGTCCATTATGGACAAAGTTCTTGAAGTTACGCTGTGTTGTCATATTAAATGGAATAATTTTGATACAATCAACTGACTTTGAAGTAATGAGATTTTATCAGGTGATATAAGTTGTTGTTTGTGGTCTCAGATGATGAAGATCTATGAGAAACTGTGTGAGCTGAAGGACTGCGACACGCTGACGGGTCGAGTGATCGAGCAGAAGATTCCCTACGGTGGGACACGCTACCCAGAGATCAACAAAAAGGTGCTTCTTCTGCTTGTGAACTCTCTTTCCTCAAGATGAGTTCTCTGCATTCTCATAAATAAAGCTTCCTAGTTTCCCCACTCCTCTAACCTCAAGACTATGATATTAGCTTTGATCAGAAATGGATTgtaaacttaaaatgaaatagCATCAGAAACAACCAGAGCTTATTTAATAAGACATCTGATGTTtatcttacatttatttaaattcttaacgaagggaagtcgtggcctaatggttagagagtcggactcgcaatcgaaaggttgtgagttcgagtcccgggccggcaggaattgtgggtggggggagtgcatgtacagttctctctccaccttcaataccacgacttaggtgcccttgagcaaggcactgaacccccaactgctccccgggcgctgcagcataaatggctacccactgctcctggtgtgtgctcacagtgtgtgtgtgtgtgttcactgctctgtgtgtgtgcacttcggatgggttaaatgcagagcatgaattctgagtatgggtcaccatacttggctgaatgtcacgtcactcactttttaacaaaattaaaaatacaccCTAATAATGGAATTGAAATCTAAAGGGTGaatattaaagagatagttcacccaaaaataaaaatgttttcatttactcatcctcatgtcgttccaaacctgtgtgagtttctttcttgtgtaattgtgatattttgaagaatgctggtaatcaaacagttgatggtctctgttgacttccatagtatttctttccctACTTTGGAAGTctatggggaccaacaactgatTGGTTCTTTAAAATTCTTCATAATatgttcttttatgttcaacacaaaaagaaactaaaaaatatatatttttgggtgaagtatcacTTTAAGAAAAGAATGAATAACttatcatttttctttcttttctttttgtctttacttttgtcttttatctttGGTCTGTAGATTGAACGCTACATTAACAGTCCAGAAGCTCTTCACAATCCACCAGACTACACAGATATCCTGAAGGTGGTTCAGCGTGCCAACGAACGCTACAAACTCATGCTCACCCGCAAACAGATCATTCAAATCGCTCAAGATGCCTTCAGAGAGACGGGCAACAAACTACAGGAGAGACGGCATCTCGACATGGTCTACAACTTCGGCTCCCACCTCACAGATTCCTTCAAACCTAGTAACTCAATTCAGTTACTCTCTAATTCAGCTAGAGAACACGATCAAGTCATATGATTTACTTTCACTAACGATGTCTGCACATTTCTGGGTTGATGTAATGTTTACTGATTGTAAGTGAATTTCTGTGTTTCCTTTAGCGTTGGACCCTGCTCTCACTGATCCAGCTCTGAATCGCAAGCTCCGCTCAAACAGAGACGTGGCTCTCAGCAGCCTGGAGGAGGTGATCACCAAATACGCTACTAAACAGGAAGACATCGAGGTAGAGGAGATGAGGAAGAgacaagagagagacagactgaaaAAAGAGGTGAAGAACCAAATAGATTCtaatatgtttgttttgttcaaTAATTAATTTCAGCTTCATGTATTTGGTTTTTCTCCAGTAGAACCTGAAATGTCTTCAGTTATAGAATCAAACCAAAATGTGAAAtacttaatgtatttaaatacatacatacagaaaataattatgattatatttcatagtaatcaaaataaaagattgttaaaaaaaatctcgTTTTTGATGCAAAAGATACTGATGAAAGATATGATTTATAAGTAAGATATATTGCTGGCCAATGATTAAtcatgcatccaaaataaaagtttttatgcacattataatatttgtgtgtactgagtatatgtatgtgtaaattatatgaatataactatataaaatattttcaaaataagtgctgtatgtgtctttatatatacattataaatatacactgtacacacacatatgaacaaaaacttttttttgggaGGTGAttaattgttgcccagcactagtaagatataaacaaaaatgtaaaatattattatattctattgtaattaatacattaaataatcttttaaaatatttaaaaatgcaaatttataatacaaataataaataataaaat encodes:
- the LOC132145019 gene encoding death domain-associated protein 6-like; this encodes MAGAVMESIVILDDDDEEACTSASTSYSHATNCQPKTAVKKHLPPPTHITQSPFASAKKDVHVLKVENEKLFAEFVDHCSKYSQDHPEVMTYLQTRYSKALPTFLTSVEFRNTVGRCLTRAQANTGKTFVYINELCTVLKQHTARKRSSIQSVPSQTKPEHTSNGTSVNEEAQVKEEEEKQEADKETKKTKRASRRQIAYLENLLKVYNEEIQRLQERELSIDDLEKEDSSYIQEHKLKRKMMKIYEKLCELKDCDTLTGRVIEQKIPYGGTRYPEINKKIERYINSPEALHNPPDYTDILKVVQRANERYKLMLTRKQIIQIAQDAFRETGNKLQERRHLDMVYNFGSHLTDSFKPTLDPALTDPALNRKLRSNRDVALSSLEEVITKYATKQEDIEVEEMRKRQERDRLKKEALNGQQSDSKEKEKEKEEEHEEKEKEEEEEEEEEEDEEEEEEDSSDPDIEEEIQASREQAGPDDDEEDVEEEQLNNSDNDQPIDESSPLSIKSSVQDTEEDPGDDDQRSPASSTHETGPGETDTNGRPAKQSPLFTETLDPMPTDETEPISWIDIKSTTSCTETVSTNQHTPSTPVRSATCSPLPQTSPLLIDEMGNYKKRKRSSPEKQTAAFNGTCTRDSDIPLDMGVICCPEEEDLTRTRSSAQVTVRSSRDTPPPKKNKVNVATQCDPEEVIVLSDSD